The genomic window GGGATAAAGGCGGCTAATCTCTTTACGTGGCACCATATGAAGGAAGATATGGCGGGTGGGCTGATAGACGCCGCGCGTTCGCGCCTCGCTCCCTACGGCATCAGCATGGAAATCCTCTGCCAGTGCGAGAGGTACGCCCTGATTCTCGTCTACCGCGAGAAGATGCTCGGCAGGGCGTTCACCCCGGAGGCCGAATGTTTCCTTGAGGGATATGGCTACGCCGCCGGTTCCAGCGTCGCTGAAAAACTTGCCGTTTTGAAGAGCCGCCTCACCCTCTGCGGCGAGTTTCCCCATGAGATAGGGGTCTTTCTCGATTATCCGCTGGAGGATGTCCGCGGCTTTATTGAAAACAGGGGAGGCGGCTGTAAGGCCTGCGGCACCTGGAAGGTCTACGGTGACAGAGATAGAGCCCAGGAGCTCTTTGAACGCTATAAAAGGTGTACGGATTATTTCTGCAAAAAGATAGAGGCCGGTCATGAAATGGCGCAGCTGCTGACGGCGGTGCCCTCCTTCAATTAAATGAGTCCACAGGTAAAAGGAAAGGCGGAAAAATAATGGGTAAAATAGCAGTGATCTATT from Cloacibacillus sp. includes these protein-coding regions:
- a CDS encoding DUF3793 family protein; this translates as MVKNSLESLIAFHCAPTLAGIKAANLFTWHHMKEDMAGGLIDAARSRLAPYGISMEILCQCERYALILVYREKMLGRAFTPEAECFLEGYGYAAGSSVAEKLAVLKSRLTLCGEFPHEIGVFLDYPLEDVRGFIENRGGGCKACGTWKVYGDRDRAQELFERYKRCTDYFCKKIEAGHEMAQLLTAVPSFN